The following are encoded in a window of Staphylospora marina genomic DNA:
- the yqfC gene encoding sporulation protein YqfC, with amino-acid sequence MRNWASRWLDMPADVTNEAPRVEMIGLCTIRVENHRGIVRFTGNQVTLKIKGGSLEIDGKDLKIRKIDADQVILEGTFRGLRYAGPEGE; translated from the coding sequence ATGCGCAATTGGGCATCCAGATGGTTGGATATGCCGGCGGACGTGACCAATGAGGCCCCGCGGGTCGAAATGATCGGACTTTGCACGATCCGGGTGGAAAACCACCGCGGAATCGTCCGGTTCACCGGGAATCAGGTAACGCTGAAAATCAAGGGCGGTTCCTTGGAGATTGACGGAAAAGATTTGAAAATCCGGAAAATCGACGCGGATCAGGTGATTTTGGAAGGAACCTTTCGCGGGCTCCGATATGCCGGACCGGAGGGAGAATGA
- a CDS encoding alpha/beta-type small acid-soluble spore protein: MARRSNRNRLLVPGCSEVLNRFKEEIAAEFGVTLGSDTTARANGSVGGEITKRLIAQAQGDVSTQ; encoded by the coding sequence ATGGCGCGTCGTTCCAACCGCAATCGTCTTCTTGTTCCGGGATGTTCCGAAGTGTTGAATCGCTTCAAAGAAGAAATCGCCGCTGAATTCGGTGTCACGCTGGGAAGTGACACGACTGCCCGTGCCAACGGATCCGTCGGCGGAGAAATCACCAAACGCCTCATCGCTCAAGCTCAGGGCGACGTTTCAACTCAATGA